The proteins below come from a single Pleuronectes platessa chromosome 3, fPlePla1.1, whole genome shotgun sequence genomic window:
- the nol11 gene encoding nucleolar protein 11-like, whose amino-acid sequence MAALYEGYTLCGLVPAQTLSNSGVQGIEQERDNDHVVVTDSTRCVTLYKVSDQKPLGSWTVKQGQTLTCSAVFNSQTKEYVAITDYKVIRIWKEEDILLEKAFKATVSSDVWKVHCVDGAEPVVLFQKGAVRLLDSLLSAPQQPIEEVLSQEEAIRWSTNIVAETQQIVVFTTEQKGDHFLYLQRLNPNTLQRYRLEREEPGVAPLSFSASYRDKHIRLLYLYPNGHVYQSVVSVRGLATEEGTRALSLPRSLLLALPVGEGPLEAASALVLDEAHVAVVGVPHPSAGAGKDFLCIWNTNFQTLQAGKEMAGKIYGQLWCYSNKLFIPHGKSLSVIPFVCPTSSLAYALGKLKQAKTEDSKAPASVPSWNNILHGEKGQPSRTVEARKTRTTRKTQSTPCLTTDQVLELIRTAPVEDVQKEVEGLLSRSDVQDLQPSVGRLVSVLVSRSLADPAFYTPSTLAQLVHTQGLCHSVCPDLMLLALEKKDYFLCQLCLQFFPDIPEAVTCACLMAFISMPDIDAEKGSLEPDSVSFMETLVSQERGQVGLQNGFSPTSLDEQHSDAHRGGDAIITNAEEKEKTSTPTEQMCPVGLHKAVLLNEVLQTAYSDTFLLPHLKDLSSQHVVLFLQYLQFLYLKFAQDAVPQMGLRSPNLAQVMDWVCLVLDAHFTVLVMTPEAKGLLRNLHNFVKSQVRLVSELGKIESSLQELNKMKEKRDIGQYSIEVIELF is encoded by the exons GTGTCAGACCAGAAGCCACTCGGCAGCTGGACAGTTAAACAAGGTCAAACTCTGACCTGCTCAGCAGTCTTCAATTCACAGACCAAGGAATATGTGGCCATCACAGATTACAAG GTGATCCGAATATGGAAGGAAGAAGACATCCTCTTAGAAAAGGCCTTCAAAGCAACA GTGTCATCAGATGTCTGGAAGGTCCATTGTGTGGATGGAGCGGAGCCTGTGGTCTTATTTCAGAAAGGAGCTGTGAGACTGCTGGACTCGCTGCTCTCTGCTCCCCAGCAGCCCATAGAGGAAGTCCTGTCTCAAGAAGAGGCCATCAG ATGGAGCACCAACATAGTGGCAGAGACACAGCAGATTGTCGTCTTCACAACTGAACAG AAAGGAGATCATTTCCTCTACCTGCAGAGACTGAACCCTAACACCCTACAGAGGTACCGGCTGGAGAGAGAAGAGCCTGGTGTCGCCCCGCTCAGCTTCTCTGCCTCCTACAGGGATAAACACATCCGCCTGCTTTATCTCT ACCCTAACGGCCATGTGTACCAGAGTGTGGTCTCTGTGCGAGGCCTGGCGACTGAAGAGGGGACTCGGGCTCTGTCACTTCCCCGTAGCCTGCTGCTGGCTCTTCCTGTGGGCGAGGGCCCGCTGGAGGCAGCATCAGCCCTTGTCCTGGATGAAGCCCATGTAGCTGTTGTCGGTGTTCCACATCCCTCTGCGGGAGCTGGTAAAG ACTTTCTCTGCATCTGGAATACCAATTTCCAAACGCTTCAGGCGGGAAAAGAAATGGCTGGTAAAATCTATGGGCAG cTATGGTGTTATTCCAACAAGTTATTCATTCCACATGGGAAAAGCCTCTCTGTTATCCCATTTGTCTGCCCCACATCCTCACTGGCCTATGCACTGGGGAAACTGAAGCAGGCCAAGACTGAAG ATTCCAAAGCTCCAGCTTCTGTACCATCTTGGAACAACATTCTGCACGGGGAGAAAGGTCAGCCCTCCAGAACGGTGGAGGCCAGGAAGACG agAACAACCCGTAAGACCCAGTCAACTCCTTGTTTAACAACCGACCAAGTTCTGGAGCTCATTAGG ACGGCCCCAGTAGAAGATGTCCAGAAAGAAGTGGAGGGGCTTCTGTCCAGATCCGACGTCCAGGACCTGCAGCCCTCAGTGGGGCGGCTCGTGTCCGTCCTGGTGTCCAGgagcctggctgatccagctttcTACACCCCGAGCACCCTGGCTCAGCTGGTGCACACTCAGGGCCTCTGTCACAG tgtgtgtcctgacctcaTGCTGCTGGCCCTGGAGAAGAAGGATTACTTTCTGTGTCAACTGTGCTTGCAGTTCTTCCCTGACATCCCCGAAGCTGTCACCTGTGCCTGTCTGATGGCCTTTATCAG TATGCCAGACATTGATGCAGAGAAAGGGAGTCTGGAGCCCGACAGCGTCTCCTTCATGGAAACCCTGGTATCTCAGGAGCGGGGCCAGGTCGGCTTGCAGAACGGTTTCAGCCCCACCTCCTTGGACGAGCAGCACTCAGACGCCCACAGAGGAGGTGATGCCATCATCACCAACgcagaagaaaaggagaagacCTCAACTCCCACTGAACAGATGTGTCCCGTGGGATTACACAAGGCTGTTCTACT AAATGAGGTGTTGCAGACGGCGTACAGCGACACTTTCCTCCTCCCACACCTTAAAGATCTCTCCTCCCAGCATGTCGTT CTTTTCCTCCAGTATCTGCAGTTCCTCTACCTAAAATTTGCCCAGGATGCAGTGCCACAGATGGGACTGAGATCACCAAATCTGGCTCAG GTCATGGACTGGGTTTGCTTGGTGCTGGACGCTCATTTCACTGTGCTGGTGATGACCCCAGAGGCCAAAGGATTACTGCGGAACCTCCACAACTTTGTGAAGTCACAG GTGAGACTGGTTTCTGAGCTTGGAAAGATCGAGAGCAGCCTCCAGGAGCTCAACAAgatgaaagaaaagagggacATTGGACAATACTCCATTGAGGTCATTGAGCTGTTTTAG